A window of the Candidatus Liberibacter solanacearum CLso-ZC1 genome harbors these coding sequences:
- the fliK gene encoding flagellar hook-length control protein FliK → MMKEVSIACQDHFDIKSSSLDNRDNKLDAVQEKKKNNTAKILKKILDQKDISSQKKSLFEKILLTVPNADSNICTNEEISFKNAVENNPCTENVCHNPLDELIMRDITSNEENDCLIKDSSEVCSRIAKDIYNSSTIALRDFLIIDKIDGDHSDFLLKSTVALLQLKSSPDSIELLPLGLESDSTSSDLRQGKENFSKDKPCKAVGFLIEEKLTTVSEDKEIRNLESFSISRRLYNDGIGSFPSTENALNQKFAMRFTMIPEHFHYIDRGSIKTLKIQMKPNSPDNVVATLSLSGDKLSIKLQVESDYLYKKIQNERQGILDALNFSGYTMDHFDVDFRSKDTVNLYQDSINYFSQQQGFKQSDGFERKKVHFPEKGRVEKKVFWGEKRTGIIYNNGEYIGMYSEYIYV, encoded by the coding sequence ATGATGAAAGAAGTCAGTATCGCTTGTCAAGATCATTTTGATATCAAAAGTAGTTCTTTGGACAATAGAGATAATAAGTTGGATGCTGTTCAAGAAAAAAAGAAAAATAATACGGCAAAGATTCTTAAAAAAATCCTTGATCAAAAAGATATCAGCTCTCAAAAAAAATCTTTGTTTGAAAAGATTTTGTTAACAGTGCCCAATGCAGATAGCAATATTTGCACTAATGAAGAGATATCGTTTAAAAATGCAGTAGAAAACAATCCTTGCACAGAAAACGTATGTCACAATCCATTAGATGAGCTTATTATGCGAGATATAACTTCTAATGAGGAGAATGATTGTTTGATAAAAGATTCTTCAGAAGTTTGTTCAAGGATTGCAAAAGATATTTATAATTCTTCTACTATTGCATTGCGGGATTTTCTTATCATAGACAAAATTGATGGAGACCATTCTGATTTTTTATTAAAAAGTACAGTTGCGCTTTTGCAATTGAAATCATCTCCTGATTCAATAGAACTTTTGCCATTGGGATTAGAATCTGATTCAACAAGTAGTGATTTGAGACAGGGGAAAGAAAATTTTTCAAAAGATAAACCATGTAAAGCAGTAGGTTTTTTAATAGAAGAAAAATTGACCACAGTATCTGAAGACAAGGAAATACGTAATTTAGAATCGTTTTCTATCTCTAGAAGGCTCTATAATGATGGTATTGGATCTTTTCCCTCTACAGAAAATGCTCTGAATCAGAAATTTGCTATGCGATTTACCATGATTCCAGAACATTTTCATTATATAGATAGAGGCTCAATAAAGACTCTAAAGATTCAGATGAAACCGAATAGTCCTGACAATGTCGTTGCTACGTTATCTTTATCTGGGGATAAATTATCTATCAAACTACAAGTAGAATCAGATTATCTTTATAAGAAAATTCAAAATGAACGCCAAGGTATTCTAGATGCATTGAATTTTTCGGGATATACGATGGATCATTTTGATGTCGATTTTAGGTCAAAAGATACCGTTAATCTTTATCAAGATTCAATAAACTATTTTTCCCAGCAACAAGGTTTTAAACAATCAGACGGTTTTGAGAGGAAAAAAGTACATTTCCCCGAAAAAGGACGTGTAGAGAAAAAAGTTTTTTGGGGGGAGAAGAGAACTGGTATCATCTATAATAATGGCGAATACATAGGAATGTATTCTGAATATATTTATGTATAG
- the flgD gene encoding flagellar hook assembly protein FlgD, with product MEINTEVNSTQKESLPSKPNTMMGHDAFFKLLIAQMKHQDPTEPMKASEQVAQLAVFSQMEQSVQMNTNLKELLNSNNLAQASSYIGKNIENVDGSMSGIVKAVQVSSTGLTAITAENQEIPIKTGIRVSS from the coding sequence ATGGAAATTAATACAGAAGTGAATTCTACACAGAAAGAATCATTGCCATCAAAACCTAATACTATGATGGGTCATGATGCTTTTTTTAAACTGCTCATTGCTCAGATGAAACATCAAGATCCAACGGAGCCAATGAAGGCAAGTGAGCAAGTTGCTCAATTAGCTGTTTTTTCTCAAATGGAACAATCTGTACAAATGAATACTAACCTTAAAGAATTATTGAACAGTAATAATTTAGCACAGGCTTCTAGTTATATTGGAAAGAATATTGAAAACGTTGATGGTTCTATGAGCGGTATTGTAAAGGCTGTTCAAGTATCGTCAACAGGTTTAACAGCTATTACTGCTGAAAATCAGGAAATTCCAATTAAGACAGGGATTCGTGTGTCTAGTTGA
- a CDS encoding flagellar motor protein MotB, protein MNYQKDNDQKKNQFIFIKKKVVVDLEKKKLGSWKIVYADFMTALMSFFLVMWIVNATDDNTKKVIENYFNPFGPNLLMASKGIFEKNNSPNNFPKNSINQPIDKKTTNNNFNLKDSIARKKKNIKI, encoded by the coding sequence ATGAATTATCAAAAAGATAATGATCAAAAGAAAAACCAATTTATTTTTATAAAGAAGAAAGTAGTTGTAGATCTCGAAAAAAAGAAACTTGGTTCTTGGAAAATTGTTTATGCTGATTTTATGACAGCATTGATGTCTTTTTTTTTAGTAATGTGGATTGTCAATGCCACCGATGATAACACAAAGAAAGTAATAGAGAATTACTTTAATCCTTTTGGTCCAAATTTGCTGATGGCCTCTAAAGGTATTTTTGAGAAAAACAATTCCCCAAATAATTTTCCTAAAAACTCAATTAATCAACCAATAGATAAGAAAACTACAAATAATAATTTTAATCTGAAAGATTCTATCGCTAGAAAAAAAAAGAATATAAAAATATAG
- a CDS encoding OmpA family protein has translation MKRKKRMQDLEQKISTTLSGLVANHIVKGILFKTTPNGMLISIIDHNNTPMFDKSSSIPLPEMILILQKIGEALSQSNENISIEGHTDASPFRHSTGDNWKLSLDRAYSTYQILMKSGISEKRISKISGLAQHNPKISSDPMNAANRRIEILVQDGEG, from the coding sequence ATGAAAAGAAAAAAACGCATGCAAGATTTAGAACAAAAAATAAGCACAACATTATCGGGATTAGTGGCCAATCATATTGTGAAAGGGATATTGTTTAAAACCACTCCAAATGGAATGTTAATCTCAATTATTGATCATAATAATACTCCTATGTTTGACAAAAGTTCTTCTATACCACTGCCAGAAATGATTCTAATCCTTCAAAAAATTGGCGAAGCGCTTTCTCAGAGCAATGAAAATATTTCCATTGAGGGACATACTGATGCGAGTCCATTTCGGCATTCTACGGGAGATAATTGGAAGTTATCACTAGATCGTGCATATAGTACTTATCAGATTCTAATGAAATCTGGAATCTCTGAAAAGCGTATATCAAAAATTTCTGGCTTGGCGCAACATAATCCTAAAATTTCATCAGACCCCATGAATGCAGCAAATCGACGTATAGAGATTTTAGTGCAAGATGGAGAAGGATAA
- the flaF gene encoding flagellar biosynthesis regulator FlaF: MRQYYNEIVQESSVESRKREFWILNKSISLLSSAQQSKPNSREVVEALYYTNRVWVVFIQDLVSESNQLTEEVKLNLISIGLWILEECERIRRNESNNYQAIIDVTSVVRDGLK, encoded by the coding sequence ATGCGTCAGTATTATAACGAGATTGTGCAAGAATCTTCGGTAGAATCTAGAAAGCGTGAGTTTTGGATTCTAAATAAGTCTATTTCTTTATTGTCCAGTGCGCAGCAGTCTAAACCCAATAGTAGGGAAGTCGTTGAAGCATTGTATTATACGAATCGTGTATGGGTTGTTTTTATACAAGATTTGGTTTCTGAAAGTAATCAATTGACCGAAGAAGTAAAATTAAATCTTATTTCAATTGGTTTGTGGATTTTAGAAGAATGTGAGCGTATTCGGAGGAATGAATCTAATAATTATCAGGCTATAATTGATGTTACGTCTGTAGTGAGGGATGGATTAAAGTGA
- a CDS encoding flagellar hook protein FlgE, whose product MGILGTMKTAMSGMDAQSNRVSAVSDNIANVNTIGYKRTAVSFSSLVFPPAAGCHTSGGVAVSEKDMISSQGSLIHTASNTDLAIQGEGFFVVKDKTGTHYLTRSGNFQINNEGFLQNTAGYVLQGYPMRNAFSPLVLNSFQGLETINVRNFEPRAVPTTLGSIPANLDKDAKVVVRSKTPKSNGGDAEYTHKSSFSAYDTLGSRVIYDLYYTKVEDKKWEVSIFRQDQSSKTIFPYNVTNPLAVIDVSFDPVTGHLAESSPKEISFDDNTSGISHPIKIDISKTTQLVGGFIPQNAVINGQAPGKPRDFSVSKDGNIDVIYDDGTRVPVYRLAIATVPSENSLKICDGNTYLPTRDSGDISIGYPGNDQRGDVLSGALETANVDIANELTELIEAQRNYAANSKVFQTGSDFMDILISLKR is encoded by the coding sequence ATGGGCATTTTAGGAACGATGAAAACTGCTATGTCTGGGATGGATGCGCAATCTAACCGAGTTTCTGCGGTGAGCGATAATATAGCAAACGTGAATACGATTGGGTATAAGCGTACTGCTGTTTCATTTTCATCTCTTGTTTTTCCGCCTGCAGCAGGTTGCCATACCTCTGGTGGAGTAGCGGTTTCTGAAAAGGATATGATATCTTCACAAGGATCTTTGATTCATACGGCATCTAATACCGATTTAGCTATTCAAGGTGAAGGTTTTTTCGTTGTCAAGGATAAAACGGGAACTCATTATCTAACAAGATCAGGTAATTTTCAAATTAATAACGAGGGTTTCCTGCAGAATACAGCAGGGTATGTGTTGCAAGGATATCCTATGAGAAATGCATTTTCTCCGTTAGTTCTCAATAGTTTTCAAGGTTTAGAAACAATTAATGTAAGAAATTTCGAGCCTCGTGCGGTACCAACTACTTTAGGGTCTATTCCTGCTAATCTTGATAAAGATGCAAAAGTAGTTGTAAGAAGCAAAACTCCAAAATCTAATGGGGGAGATGCTGAGTATACGCATAAAAGTTCTTTTTCAGCCTATGATACGCTAGGATCTCGTGTAATTTATGATTTATATTATACGAAAGTTGAAGACAAAAAATGGGAAGTGTCTATTTTTCGGCAAGATCAATCATCTAAAACTATCTTTCCGTATAATGTTACAAATCCTTTAGCAGTTATAGATGTGTCTTTTGATCCTGTTACAGGACACTTAGCAGAATCTTCTCCCAAGGAAATATCCTTTGATGATAATACTTCCGGTATTAGTCACCCGATAAAAATTGATATATCGAAGACAACTCAACTTGTAGGTGGTTTTATACCACAAAATGCTGTCATTAATGGTCAGGCACCAGGAAAACCAAGAGATTTTTCTGTTTCTAAAGATGGTAATATAGATGTTATTTATGATGATGGTACACGGGTTCCGGTTTATCGTTTAGCAATTGCTACAGTTCCCAGCGAGAATAGTTTAAAAATATGTGATGGGAATACCTATCTTCCAACACGTGATTCTGGTGATATCAGTATTGGTTATCCTGGAAATGATCAGCGTGGAGATGTTTTGTCTGGAGCGCTAGAAACCGCAAATGTTGATATTGCTAATGAACTGACAGAGCTTATAGAAGCACAACGTAATTATGCTGCTAATTCAAAAGTTTTTCAAACAGGCTCTGATTTTATGGATATTCTGATTAGTCTCAAAAGATAA
- a CDS encoding winged helix-turn-helix domain-containing protein, whose protein sequence is MLVLIDDRALVKNGYISLFSDDGVSLEGFHSLEFEEWFQSLAQEDVSAIEAFLIGTGEKVMELPRIIRSQSQMPLIAISDYSSLQKTLDFFDVGVDDVVHKPIHHREILARVAAIHRRLKVANHRVEIGPIRVFSDGRDPEVQGEVFPLPRRERRILEYLMANRGKRVAKTQIFSAIYGLFDEEVEENVVESHISKLRKKLRKKLGFDPVDSKRFLGYSIDWN, encoded by the coding sequence ATGCTCGTTTTGATTGATGATCGTGCTTTAGTAAAAAATGGTTATATTTCTCTTTTTAGTGATGATGGGGTTTCTTTAGAGGGATTTCACTCCCTTGAATTTGAAGAATGGTTTCAATCTTTAGCACAAGAAGATGTATCTGCAATTGAAGCTTTTTTGATAGGGACGGGAGAAAAAGTGATGGAATTACCACGAATTATTAGATCTCAATCACAGATGCCACTCATTGCCATTAGTGATTATTCATCTCTACAAAAGACCTTGGATTTTTTTGATGTTGGGGTAGATGATGTTGTGCATAAGCCTATTCATCATCGTGAAATATTAGCAAGAGTAGCGGCTATTCATAGGCGTTTAAAGGTTGCTAATCATCGTGTTGAAATTGGACCTATTCGCGTATTTTCAGATGGACGTGATCCAGAGGTACAAGGTGAAGTTTTCCCTTTGCCTAGACGAGAACGTCGAATTTTAGAATATCTCATGGCTAATAGGGGTAAAAGAGTAGCGAAAACACAGATTTTCAGTGCTATTTATGGTTTGTTTGATGAAGAGGTGGAAGAAAATGTTGTGGAAAGTCATATCAGTAAATTGCGCAAAAAATTACGTAAAAAATTAGGATTTGATCCTGTCGATTCCAAACGATTTCTTGGTTATTCCATCGATTGGAATTAA
- a CDS encoding chemotaxis protein, whose amino-acid sequence MNQKCLIMIMIMVMEVFPSFAMNQDLENSNAPYARIRFLQRVLDSSLQEGGYSKKKILDIVEEVGLQLRTTNMSFFADHRNVDAVFIYTIISENISILNYLIANDKKGYFDLSIVHALRKYFAGEFEESIKALNTIKDNDHIHIKGIEPYFYLLMGRAMMKLNSKEAIQFFDRVRLTSSGTALEEMSLRNLLEITLNQGIEEHVFGYIRDYIRQFYHSIYKDNFINLLLRFFLHSKIKLQDKDIVFVMSFLEVDEQRAIYFKIAQHAVIFGKRKIGLLAIQQLKEMVYKLDHRDLATIWLYNDLMNIPFVDTVLLQRSLCNIPEYSLMEKDRNLKKSSEVILSEMRKSSINIDFDHIDKYLVLDTKQHEHTHWNLESFIKKNRQKIEVIDVYLEGTR is encoded by the coding sequence ATGAATCAGAAATGTCTTATTATGATTATGATTATGGTCATGGAAGTATTTCCAAGTTTTGCGATGAATCAAGATTTGGAAAATTCTAATGCTCCATATGCTCGTATTCGTTTCTTGCAACGTGTATTGGATAGTTCTCTTCAAGAGGGTGGATATTCTAAGAAAAAAATTCTTGATATAGTAGAAGAGGTAGGTTTACAACTGCGTACAACTAATATGAGTTTTTTTGCAGACCATCGTAATGTGGATGCAGTTTTTATATACACGATTATTTCAGAAAATATTTCTATTTTGAATTATTTGATTGCAAATGATAAGAAAGGCTATTTTGATCTTTCTATCGTGCATGCTTTAAGAAAATATTTTGCAGGTGAGTTTGAAGAATCTATTAAAGCATTGAATACCATCAAGGATAACGATCATATACATATAAAAGGCATTGAACCATATTTTTATCTTCTCATGGGTCGTGCTATGATGAAATTAAATTCTAAAGAAGCGATTCAATTTTTTGATCGTGTGCGTCTTACATCTTCTGGTACTGCTCTTGAAGAAATGTCTTTGCGTAATTTATTGGAAATCACATTAAATCAAGGTATAGAAGAGCATGTCTTTGGCTATATTCGTGATTACATTCGTCAATTTTATCATTCCATTTATAAAGATAATTTTATAAATTTATTATTACGATTTTTTTTGCATAGTAAAATTAAATTGCAAGATAAAGATATAGTCTTTGTAATGTCGTTTCTGGAAGTTGATGAGCAACGTGCAATTTATTTTAAAATAGCTCAGCATGCTGTAATTTTTGGAAAAAGAAAAATAGGGCTATTGGCAATTCAACAATTAAAAGAAATGGTATACAAGCTTGATCATAGAGATTTAGCGACTATATGGCTTTATAACGATCTTATGAACATTCCTTTCGTAGATACGGTTTTATTACAACGTAGTTTGTGTAATATTCCTGAATACTCCCTTATGGAAAAAGATAGAAATTTAAAAAAATCTTCAGAGGTTATACTCTCAGAAATGAGAAAGTCTTCGATAAATATTGATTTTGATCATATCGATAAATATTTAGTTTTAGATACAAAACAACATGAACATACTCATTGGAATCTAGAATCTTTTATTAAAAAAAACCGTCAAAAAATCGAAGTAATAGATGTTTATCTTGAAGGAACTAGATAA
- a CDS encoding flagellar biosynthesis repressor FlbT: MNSPLRISLRAGERIFLNGAIVRVNSKVMLELLNDITFILEQHVIREEEAITPLRQLYLIVQMVFLVPAKKDSSIDLCRRYIAVLLNSMRNEQMVLALKNIEFLVASGRFFEALKTIRTLYLIESMEPSGDAIFASIFQCIRQEIESWKLIQK, from the coding sequence GTGAACAGTCCTTTGCGCATTTCTCTGAGAGCTGGAGAGCGAATATTTTTAAATGGCGCTATTGTGCGAGTCAATAGCAAGGTAATGCTTGAGCTTTTGAATGATATTACATTTATACTAGAACAGCATGTAATACGGGAAGAAGAAGCTATAACGCCATTGCGTCAGTTATATCTTATAGTGCAAATGGTATTTCTTGTTCCTGCGAAGAAAGATTCTTCAATTGATCTTTGCCGAAGATATATAGCTGTTCTTTTAAATTCTATGCGGAACGAACAGATGGTTTTAGCGCTGAAAAACATTGAATTCTTGGTAGCATCAGGTCGATTTTTTGAAGCTTTAAAGACAATTCGTACGCTTTATCTCATCGAGAGTATGGAACCTAGTGGTGATGCAATTTTCGCATCAATTTTTCAATGTATTCGCCAGGAGATTGAGTCATGGAAATTAATACAGAAGTGA
- a CDS encoding flagellar hook-associated family protein — MKITGVSTSSILDRMNILTKDLSNNMEKLQHESITGQCWDYGLQLGSKVTDIIEFEQEKNHVTERLRGSELVKTRLSILQKHVEKIDDVYQNALQKMPLLQGNEDKHAIAQVVSLLQDSFQSTIEFFNTTEGGKYLFSGINTSEKPLQDYFAKDSLAKQSFDQMLKDFLKENSKNLPVGQNLDVSSMNGHQMADFINKLEEKFSNDEYWSKNWSNASDQNIKYHSSNAGNLEVSVNVNSDAIRNFMLFSVIGVEFLNKDLTTESRNVLNNKMASFIGQGVQDLNHQSAFLGFSEKRIEEEIKFLQDKMNIIDTYILKSVSVDQYKASVGLTELINKIDMSYMITAKLQKLSLLNYL; from the coding sequence ATGAAAATAACAGGTGTTTCAACATCTTCTATATTAGATAGGATGAATATTTTAACTAAGGATCTTAGTAATAATATGGAAAAATTACAACATGAATCTATTACTGGACAATGTTGGGATTATGGGCTGCAATTAGGATCAAAAGTAACAGATATCATAGAATTTGAGCAAGAAAAAAATCATGTTACAGAGAGGCTTAGGGGATCTGAGTTAGTAAAAACACGTTTGTCTATATTGCAAAAACATGTAGAAAAGATAGATGATGTTTATCAGAATGCACTGCAAAAGATGCCTCTTCTTCAAGGCAATGAGGACAAACATGCGATAGCGCAAGTTGTGAGTCTGCTGCAAGATTCATTTCAATCTACCATTGAATTTTTTAATACAACGGAGGGAGGGAAATACTTATTCTCCGGTATTAATACATCAGAAAAGCCCTTACAAGATTATTTTGCAAAAGATTCTTTAGCCAAACAATCTTTTGATCAAATGTTAAAAGATTTTCTTAAAGAAAACTCAAAAAATCTTCCGGTTGGACAGAATTTAGATGTTTCTTCTATGAATGGTCATCAAATGGCTGATTTTATTAATAAATTAGAAGAAAAATTTTCAAATGATGAATATTGGTCAAAGAATTGGTCAAATGCTTCTGATCAGAATATTAAGTATCACTCGAGTAATGCGGGGAATTTAGAAGTTTCTGTTAATGTTAATTCGGATGCGATACGAAATTTTATGCTTTTTTCAGTTATTGGAGTGGAATTTTTAAATAAAGATTTGACGACGGAATCTCGCAATGTTCTTAATAATAAGATGGCTTCTTTTATAGGACAAGGAGTGCAAGATCTCAATCATCAGAGCGCTTTTTTAGGTTTCTCTGAGAAAAGAATAGAGGAAGAAATTAAGTTTCTTCAAGACAAAATGAATATCATTGATACTTATATTTTAAAATCAGTTTCTGTTGATCAATATAAAGCAAGTGTCGGATTAACAGAATTAATCAATAAAATTGATATGTCCTATATGATTACGGCTAAGCTTCAGAAGTTAAGTCTTTTAAATTATCTTTGA
- the fliQ gene encoding flagellar biosynthesis protein FliQ produces the protein MNEADVLEIARAAIWTILSASAPVLLAAMFFGVLVAFLQALTQIQEVTLTFVPKIIAVFITLIISAPFIGGQISAFVTLVLSRIQSSF, from the coding sequence ATGAATGAAGCAGATGTTTTGGAAATTGCGCGAGCTGCAATATGGACAATTTTATCAGCCAGCGCTCCTGTGCTATTAGCTGCAATGTTTTTTGGTGTTTTGGTAGCTTTCTTACAAGCTTTAACCCAAATACAAGAAGTAACGCTGACTTTTGTCCCTAAAATTATCGCTGTTTTTATTACTCTTATTATTTCAGCACCTTTTATTGGTGGTCAAATTTCTGCCTTTGTTACTTTAGTTCTTTCACGTATTCAATCTTCTTTTTAA
- the flgK gene encoding flagellar hook-associated protein FlgK, whose product MSLSAVFNKAQNIFSNASEQFFTIVKNIENSGNKNYVRQDIITVNTGDMTVAVKQRSENQNMFEKLLDAKSSAIGQQRLLESFESLKDIMGAENKYNNSPSHYMAKLRDSLSVYSNNPSTDIFGKQIISDANALVYNLNTSSKEIQKIRAGADKEIDIEVSKLRGFLSELTVVNDQIKFKTVAKHDTHELLDKRDALLQNISEEIGISTIIRNNNDIIIYTSDGTTLFETVPRNINFEKMDLYSATSESKSVVIDGVKVSIPDQTHTAPKGRIKALLHIRDNVIPMFQNQLDEISRSLISGFSEKDPVAGRSQDVLGLFIADGLKDPGNKLYKGMSEIIRVNPQYQSNPFFLRDGGSVSKNHLWNVKGFAEYSGLINHYCDSFNAMFSFDSATGIGTNVSLLEYAKNSIGWLEKNRSTSHDSRMKNQVVFNHISESYSNTTGVNLQDELSFLIKVEQSYNISNKLMMSINRMLNTLLEGIK is encoded by the coding sequence ATGTCTCTTTCAGCTGTTTTTAATAAAGCGCAAAATATTTTTAGTAATGCTAGTGAACAGTTTTTCACTATTGTTAAAAACATAGAAAATTCGGGAAATAAAAATTATGTCCGTCAGGATATTATCACTGTAAATACTGGTGATATGACGGTTGCTGTCAAACAACGTTCTGAAAATCAGAATATGTTTGAAAAATTATTAGATGCAAAATCTTCTGCTATAGGGCAACAGAGGCTTCTAGAAAGTTTTGAGTCTTTGAAAGATATAATGGGCGCTGAGAATAAATATAATAATTCTCCTTCGCATTATATGGCTAAATTGCGAGATTCCTTGTCTGTATATTCTAATAATCCTTCTACAGATATATTTGGAAAACAGATTATTAGTGATGCAAACGCATTAGTTTATAATCTTAATACATCGTCGAAAGAGATTCAAAAAATCCGTGCAGGCGCTGATAAGGAAATTGATATAGAAGTATCTAAATTAAGAGGATTTTTATCTGAATTGACAGTTGTCAATGATCAAATAAAATTCAAGACTGTTGCGAAACACGATACTCATGAACTTTTAGATAAACGTGATGCGTTATTGCAAAACATTTCTGAAGAAATTGGTATTTCTACAATTATAAGAAATAATAATGATATAATTATTTATACTTCAGATGGGACTACGTTATTTGAAACTGTTCCGCGAAATATCAATTTTGAGAAGATGGATCTGTATAGCGCGACAAGTGAGAGCAAGTCTGTTGTCATTGATGGTGTAAAGGTTTCTATTCCTGATCAGACACATACTGCACCAAAGGGTAGAATAAAAGCACTGTTGCATATCCGTGATAATGTCATACCAATGTTTCAAAATCAACTTGATGAGATATCCAGAAGTCTTATAAGTGGCTTTTCTGAAAAAGATCCAGTTGCTGGTCGTTCTCAGGATGTTCTTGGTTTGTTTATTGCTGATGGTCTAAAAGATCCTGGCAATAAATTATATAAGGGGATGTCTGAAATTATTCGTGTTAATCCGCAATATCAATCTAATCCTTTTTTTTTGCGGGATGGTGGATCCGTTTCTAAGAATCATCTATGGAATGTTAAAGGTTTTGCAGAGTACTCAGGTCTTATCAATCATTACTGTGATTCATTCAATGCAATGTTTTCTTTTGATTCTGCAACAGGAATAGGTACTAACGTTAGCTTGTTGGAATACGCGAAAAATTCCATTGGATGGTTGGAAAAAAATAGATCAACTAGTCATGATTCGCGTATGAAAAATCAGGTTGTTTTCAATCATATATCTGAATCTTACTCAAATACTACAGGTGTTAATCTTCAAGATGAATTAAGTTTTCTCATCAAAGTAGAGCAATCTTATAATATTTCTAACAAGCTTATGATGTCCATTAATAGAATGTTAAATACATTATTAGAAGGGATTAAGTAA